One region of Borrelia sp. A-FGy1 genomic DNA includes:
- a CDS encoding variable large family protein, translating into MKVAEVKGSGDQQGAKPDDDAIKTALAALKKIKEVAEKQGINLAEASSAKVGSDNKEGAKILATESDDKGLEAADASKALAILTKVTGEETLAAVLASKDNDAELSSDATAGTTAVSFALGGTENNVKEAEAAKAGAATGGIALRSLLKSGKLAHKNGTGDNTAVTEELSRAFEGGSESVAEVGSGAQQGAKPDDGAIKAAVAALNKIKEVAEKQGIKLATESGATVETDKEGAKILATESNKGLEAGDASKALAILTKVTGEETLAAV; encoded by the coding sequence GTGAAAGTAGCTGAAGTAAAAGGATCAGGAGATCAGCAGGGAGCCAAGCCAGACGACGATGCAATAAAGACAGCACTAGCCGCACTAAAGAAAATCAAGGAAGTAGCAGAAAAGCAAGGCATTAATCTAGCAGAAGCAAGCAGTGCAAAAGTAGGCAGCGACAACAAAGAAGGGGCTAAAATACTAGCAACAGAGAGCGACGACAAAGGACTAGAAGCAGCAGATGCAAGCAAAGCCTTAGCAATACTAACAAAAGTAACAGGAGAAGAAACACTAGCAGCAGTACTAGCTAGTAAAGACAACGACGCAGAGCTATCATCAGACGCAACAGCAGGCACAACAGCAGTATCTTTTGCTTTAGGGGGCACTGAAAACAATGTAAAAGAAGCAGAAGCAGCAAAAGCAGGAGCAGCAACAGGAGGAATAGCTTTAAGATCCTTACTTAAAAGCGGAAAGCTAGCACACAAAAATGGCACAGGCGACAACACAGCAGTAACAGAAGAGCTGTCAAGAGCCTTTGAAGGCGGAAGCGAGAGCGTAGCTGAAGTAGGATCAGGAGCACAGCAGGGAGCCAAGCCAGACGACGGTGCAATAAAGGCAGCAGTAGCCGCACTAAATAAAATCAAGGAAGTAGCAGAAAAGCAAGGCATTAAGCTAGCAACAGAAAGCGGTGCAACAGTAGAGACCGACAAAGAAGGGGCTAAAATACTAGCAACAGAGAGCAACAAAGGACTAGAAGCAGGAGATGCAAGCAAAGCCTTAGCAATACTAACAAAAGTAACAGGAGAAGAAACACTAGCAGCAGT